A single Henriciella sp. AS95 DNA region contains:
- a CDS encoding Do family serine endopeptidase — MMHIKTMTRHVSKLLLLSAVAVLALLAVVISPLFSYGQAAGAQGSLFGSDKRVPQSQAEVELSYAPLVKQVSPAVVSVYSRKVVRQNASPFANDPIFREFFGGGPREQVQNSLGSGVIVSEDGVIVTNNHVINNADEFRVVLSDRREYEAELILADERTDLAVLRIDTEGDPLPTIDYADTRDTEVGDIVLAIGNPFGVGQTVTTGIISATARTDVGVSDYAFFLQTDAAVNPGNSGGALINTKAELVGVNTAIFSRSGGSNGIGFAIPAEMVKRVVDAAVNEGMIVRPWLGLKAQSVTYDIAKSQGMTRPVGVMVTEVFDEGPADEAGLSRGDLITKIDGREVYDEKGLKFLAATRSPGEKSELTLLRGGKYETVRVTLAPPPGATEAELELLDGRHPFSGAEVAELSPRLAEEMGRDPFATGVLVTRILRGAYAWRIVRPGDLIVSINGESVKTLEQLDDALAEDESSWAIELDRNGRRISGTVRL, encoded by the coding sequence ATGATGCATATCAAAACCATGACCCGACATGTTTCGAAACTGCTTCTTCTGAGTGCAGTTGCCGTCCTCGCTCTCCTCGCCGTCGTTATCAGCCCTCTCTTCTCCTACGGGCAGGCGGCGGGGGCGCAGGGCAGCCTGTTCGGCAGCGACAAGCGCGTGCCGCAAAGCCAGGCTGAGGTCGAGCTGAGCTATGCACCGCTCGTGAAACAGGTCTCCCCGGCGGTGGTCAGTGTCTACAGCCGCAAGGTCGTCCGCCAGAATGCATCGCCCTTCGCCAATGATCCGATCTTCCGGGAGTTCTTTGGCGGCGGCCCGCGTGAGCAGGTCCAGAACTCGCTGGGTTCCGGCGTGATCGTCTCTGAAGACGGTGTCATCGTGACCAACAATCATGTGATCAACAATGCTGACGAGTTCCGTGTGGTCCTCTCGGACCGGCGCGAATATGAAGCCGAACTGATCCTCGCAGATGAGCGCACCGACCTCGCCGTGCTGCGCATCGATACCGAGGGCGATCCGCTCCCGACCATCGACTATGCCGATACGCGCGATACCGAGGTTGGTGACATCGTGCTGGCCATTGGTAACCCGTTCGGTGTTGGTCAGACGGTGACGACAGGCATCATCTCCGCGACTGCGCGGACCGATGTTGGCGTGTCTGACTATGCCTTTTTCCTGCAGACCGATGCTGCGGTGAACCCCGGCAATTCGGGCGGCGCTCTCATCAATACCAAGGCTGAGCTGGTCGGCGTGAACACGGCGATCTTCTCGCGGTCTGGCGGGTCTAACGGGATCGGCTTTGCGATCCCGGCAGAGATGGTGAAGCGCGTTGTTGATGCGGCCGTCAATGAAGGCATGATCGTTCGCCCATGGCTCGGCCTCAAGGCACAGTCTGTGACCTATGACATCGCCAAGTCGCAAGGCATGACACGTCCGGTCGGTGTCATGGTGACGGAAGTCTTCGACGAAGGCCCGGCCGATGAAGCCGGTCTCAGCCGCGGCGATCTCATCACCAAGATCGATGGCCGCGAAGTCTATGATGAGAAGGGCCTCAAATTCCTCGCTGCGACGCGTTCGCCGGGTGAAAAGTCTGAGCTGACCCTCCTGCGCGGCGGAAAGTATGAGACCGTCCGTGTGACGCTCGCGCCGCCGCCGGGTGCCACCGAGGCCGAGCTCGAGCTCCTCGATGGCCGCCATCCTTTCTCTGGCGCGGAAGTCGCTGAACTGTCTCCGCGCCTCGCCGAAGAGATGGGCCGCGACCCGTTCGCGACCGGCGTACTGGTCACGCGCATCCTGCGCGGGGCTTATGCCTGGCGCATCGTTCGCCCTGGTGATCTCATCGTCTCGATCAATGGAGAGAGCGTGAAGACGCTGGAGCAGCTCGACGATGCGCTTGCAGAAGACGAGTCCAGCTGGGCGATTGAGCTCGACCGCAATGGACGCCGCATTAGCGGGACGGTTCGCCTCTAG
- a CDS encoding MFS transporter, which produces MATRLAFGVGGAAEGIKNNGFDYFLLFFYSQILGVPAAMVGLALILALVVDAVSDPVVGYWSDNIRTRFGRRHPFMYGALIPVALVYFLTWNPPSGLAGNELFAWLLAMTILVRLAFTMFEVPSTALAAELTQDYDARTSLMSFRYFFAWFGGLSIQILLLWVLLQNDFTNLAGWHTYGLVASICIFAAVLICALGTHRHIPHLKPPPDTRKLTLGTVFREIIETISNRSFRALFLATLCGFIATGISATLNQYINSIFWGFDPQQIAGLTVAVYLSAVLALVLAPVIGRTFGKKRGAIYTGIFAFTIAPLPVLLRLLGVLPPNGTEALYYFVLCVTVFDVALIIAYQMLAASMVADIVEDSEIQTGRRSEGIFFAGISFIRKLSQGAGVLTASVILSIAGIVAGTSPELVSETSTRSLGLGYALGVLTSWTLMLICISFYRISRETHDENLSRLRALEGAQESGPGSQ; this is translated from the coding sequence TTGGCCACCCGTCTCGCTTTTGGCGTCGGCGGGGCTGCCGAAGGCATAAAGAATAACGGCTTCGATTATTTCCTGCTGTTTTTCTACAGCCAGATACTGGGCGTGCCGGCGGCGATGGTCGGGCTGGCGCTCATCCTCGCGCTTGTCGTCGATGCGGTTTCCGACCCGGTCGTGGGCTACTGGTCCGATAATATCCGCACCAGGTTTGGCCGCCGTCATCCCTTCATGTATGGCGCGCTGATCCCCGTTGCGCTCGTATACTTTCTGACGTGGAATCCGCCTTCGGGTCTGGCAGGGAACGAACTGTTTGCCTGGTTGCTGGCGATGACCATTCTGGTGCGTCTGGCCTTTACCATGTTTGAAGTGCCCAGCACTGCGCTGGCAGCTGAGCTGACGCAGGACTACGACGCGCGCACGTCGCTGATGTCGTTCCGCTATTTCTTCGCCTGGTTCGGCGGGCTGTCGATCCAGATCCTGCTGCTTTGGGTTTTGCTGCAGAACGATTTCACCAATCTGGCGGGCTGGCATACTTATGGGCTGGTCGCTTCGATCTGCATTTTCGCAGCGGTCCTGATCTGCGCCCTGGGCACGCATCGCCACATCCCGCATCTGAAGCCTCCACCTGATACGCGAAAGCTCACGCTTGGGACGGTGTTTCGCGAGATCATCGAGACGATCTCCAATCGGTCCTTCAGGGCGCTTTTTCTGGCGACGCTGTGCGGGTTCATCGCGACGGGGATCTCGGCCACGCTGAACCAGTACATCAACTCGATCTTCTGGGGGTTCGATCCGCAGCAGATCGCCGGGCTGACCGTGGCGGTGTATCTGTCGGCCGTGCTGGCCCTTGTCCTGGCACCGGTCATCGGGCGGACCTTCGGGAAGAAACGCGGGGCGATCTATACCGGCATTTTCGCTTTCACGATTGCGCCGCTGCCGGTCTTGCTGCGCCTGCTGGGTGTGCTGCCGCCGAACGGGACCGAAGCGCTTTATTACTTCGTTCTTTGCGTCACCGTTTTCGATGTGGCGCTGATCATCGCCTATCAGATGCTGGCCGCTTCAATGGTTGCAGACATTGTCGAGGATAGCGAGATCCAGACGGGGCGGCGGTCCGAGGGCATCTTCTTTGCGGGGATCAGCTTCATCCGCAAGCTTTCGCAGGGCGCCGGCGTCCTGACCGCGTCTGTCATTCTCTCGATTGCCGGGATCGTCGCAGGCACGTCGCCAGAGCTTGTGTCCGAAACCTCGACGCGGTCACTTGGCCTTGGTTACGCGCTGGGCGTGCTGACCTCGTGGACGCTGATGCTGATCTGCATCTCGTTCTACCGCATCAGCCGGGAGACCCACGATGAAAACCTCTCGCGCCTTCGCGCGCTGGAAGGGGCGCAGGAGTCCGGACCGGGCAGCCAGTAG
- a CDS encoding putative quinol monooxygenase — MIGVVAKLTVAEGKNAEFEEVGKELMSKVKANEEGTLTYQLYRSKDDPQTYIFMEEYSNEDAMNAHSATEYFKALGAKLGPCLAGRPQIERYDIVE; from the coding sequence ATGATTGGAGTCGTTGCGAAACTTACTGTCGCTGAAGGAAAAAATGCTGAGTTCGAGGAAGTCGGCAAGGAGCTGATGTCCAAGGTCAAAGCCAATGAAGAGGGTACGCTGACCTATCAGCTCTATCGCTCCAAGGACGATCCGCAGACCTATATCTTCATGGAAGAATATTCCAATGAAGACGCCATGAATGCGCACAGTGCGACGGAGTATTTCAAGGCGCTCGGCGCGAAGCTCGGCCCCTGTCTTGCCGGCCGTCCGCAGATTGAGCGCTACGATATCGTCGAGTAA
- a CDS encoding RidA family protein — protein sequence MPSPRRLISTGSPFEKTMGYSRAVVQGDWCFVSGVTGYDYTTMTMPEDAGVQARNCFATIRSVLAEAGFVMSDVARVQYTVVRRDLVPDIRPELEAALGEIRPAATMVIAGLIEPEMKIEIEVTAFRG from the coding sequence ATGCCATCACCCCGCCGGCTGATCTCAACGGGCTCACCCTTCGAAAAGACCATGGGATATTCGCGGGCCGTCGTGCAAGGCGACTGGTGCTTTGTCTCGGGCGTGACCGGCTATGACTATACCACGATGACCATGCCGGAGGATGCAGGTGTACAGGCGCGCAACTGCTTTGCGACGATCCGGTCTGTCCTGGCTGAGGCCGGGTTCGTCATGAGCGACGTTGCCCGCGTTCAGTATACGGTGGTCAGAAGGGACCTTGTCCCGGACATCCGGCCTGAACTTGAAGCCGCGCTCGGCGAAATCCGGCCTGCCGCGACCATGGTGATTGCAGGGCTGATCGAGCCTGAAATGAAAATCGAAATTGAAGTGACGGCGTTCAGGGGCTGA